CCCTGAGAGAAAAGGGGCCGCTGACTTTCTTCAAGAGGTATCAACAAACAACTAATTACTGATGTGCTTACGTCAAAACAAGCGCCAATAGCATCTAGGAGTTCATCATGTAAGGCATGCTGCTGCTAGCCTGCCGTATAATAAGCCATGGTACCTAAATCCAATACACATAGGTCCTGCACTTCACCTAAACATTGAGACTTGGCCGACAAGAAGCTCAAGTTTGAGCCTCTATAGTTCTTGTGAAATCTAATCATATCAGGCAGATCCCAATCTGGTATGTTGAATTTTCTTTGCCATGTGCATATCATTTGGTGAATATATAATAACTCAATTAGGCATTTTACGTTTCTAGAACAATGCAAATAGAAATTCTTTCGTAGAGACATGTTTTGAGTTTCAACGTCTGTGCATAGGAGTTTGTTAATATGAAGTATCTGGGTAGTGGGTATAGTTTGTCTTGCAGCTCTTTCTTATTAGTATAACTCTTGCTTACCATCAGAAAGGAGTTCACTCTTCAAAACTTATGTGTACAggttttgtcaaaaaaagatCAACAGCAATATTGGAGCCGTACCGAAGAAAGATATAGTTTCGTTACAGTTGATCAATTCTGTGACAAGTTCAAAGCATCTCAAAGTGGTCAGAATCTTACCGAAGAGCTTTCAAAGCCGTATGACAAATCAAAAGGACATAAAAATGCcctatccttcagtatctaCTCATTATCGAAGTGGGATCTCCTTAAGGCATGTTTTGCACGGGAGCTTCTTCTTATGAAAAGGAATGCCTTCCTCTACATAACAAAAGCCGTTCAGGTAAGCaatttggagaaaaatgtagTGCGATTGACACATGCAGATTGCGTGCCTGGTATTTCTTACAGTGTTTATCATAAAAAAATCGATGGAATTTACAGCTTTTATATGAACTAAACATGTGATGTTGCATTTTTCTCAACATGACAGCCATAAATTAACACACTACATATTTTCCCTGCAGCTTGGACTACTCGCTGTTATTACTGGCACAGTATTTCTGCGCACACATATGGACGCTGATAGGGTTCATGCTACCTACTATATGGGTTCACTCTTCTGTGCGCTCCTGCTGCTGATGGTGAATGGATTCCCTGAGCTGGCCATGGCAATTAGCAGACTTCCGGTCTTCTACAAACAGAGAGACTACTACTTCTATCCTGCGTGGGCTTATGCAATACCATCTTTTATCCTAAAGATTCCAGTCTCTTTAGTTGAGTCAGTAGCTTGGACATCAATATCCTACTACCTGATTGGCTACACTCCGGAAGCATCAAGGTAAAATTACAATTCTATTGGACAAATTAGTTAGCTAGTCGTCTAAAAAGACTAATTAGCTACTGAACAGGAAGCATCAGTTCAAATTCCGCAACATTTTCTGTTATCACTAGTTCACTACACATCTGAATGACTTGGGTCAATAGTGATAATTCCTGAATCACATTATTTATACTGGTATTACTGTTTTCTGGTGTActgaaaccaaacaaaaaaatcccTTATCTAACACCATGACTTTTCTTTGCGAGTTTCTTTCAGCAAAACATAGGTTCTTTCAGATGTAATCCTTACTTTGTTTTAACATGTATGATTCTCGTGTTTAGTTTTTTCCGTCAGCTCCTTGTCCTCTTCCTCATCCACACCGTATCATTATCAATGTTTCGATGTGTCGCCTCATACTGCCAAACAATGGTGGCTGGTTCAGTCGGTGGTAGGATGGCATTTCTAGTCATCCTTCTATTTGGGGGTTTCGTAATTCCATGCTGTAAGAAACTCCCTTATTTTCATAAATTTTGTATTGGTAACAAGAGATGAGTCCCAATTTCTTGCAAAAGTATGTTGTGCTCAACTATTAAACAAGCAGCACTAACGTTGTGTGCCATATTGCTACAGCATTTCTGCCAAATTGGTTAAAGTGGGGATTTTGGCTCTCTCCATTGTCATATGCAGAAATAGGATTAACTGGAAATGAGTTTTTGGCAACTAGATGGTCAAAGGTACACTTTGGCATACGAAGTCTGAATTAGTTATAAAATCATGTACTCTGAAATGATGCTAACATTCTATGTTGATAGATTACGGTATCTGGTGTAACTCTTGGAAGGAGGATACTAATTGATCAAGAGCTAGACTTCTCAAGATACTTCTACTGGATCTCAATTGGAGCAttgattgggtttattttgttgttcaatGCAGGCTTCGCCATCGGCTTGACTATTAAAAACCGTAAGCGCAACATGGCTGAAATTTAATTAAGCTAAACAACTTGATACTTTAGTTTTCCAGCCTACGGTGTAGCATGAATTGTAAACTCAATCAACAGCATATGCTCGGAAAAAACATCATAAATGGAGCAAAAGTAGTTCTACTCAGCCGAACATGCCGTTTTATCTGGTTAAAAAGACCATCTATTCTAACCTCCTAGGAGCCTCTCAGTTCCAGGAACTTCTCGAGCTATTATCTCTCGTAATAAGCTTACCACATTTGGCAGAAGTGTCCAAGATATGTCCAAGGATACGAAAAAAGGGATGCCTCAGTTACAAGCAGAAACTGTTTCGACACCTAACAGGATAGGTTGGTTGACTTCTACATGATGCAATTAAACACAACTCATGATGTCAATGGAATATAATTAAGATTTGACTTATGAATAGTTAATCTTGCGCAGGGAGGATGGTGTTGCCCTTCACACCCCTGGTAATATCATTCCAGGATGTCAACTACTATGTAGACACTCCTGCGGTAATTCTCATGTAGCTTGAACATCTATGGAAAGTTGCAAGGGACCAGAGAGCTTAGGCCAAGGTTACTTCGACAACGAGCTTGATGCATGGGTTGGGCTTCGTAAAGATGGCTACATTTGCTCCTGTCAAGTCGCCTCCCGCAGCAACACAAGTACTGTGGAGCCGGAGTGGAAGATGGTCAAGGAGAAGTTGTTCCTCAAGGTCCCGGAGAGGCAGCTGAAATCGGCAAGGGCCACTCTAGCGTACATGGGCAACAGCAACTTTTGCCTTGTGGAGTTTTTGCTACGCGAGGGAGTCGAGTTTAAGTACACCTTTGGTGACCGTGATGGTTGTGTGCTCCAGATGAGCATGTTTGGCCTTAAGTATGATCGTAAGGGAGAACTGCAAATCATGCGCCACCGCACGAACTCCATTGTAGTTTCAAAGCATCTCCTGACAGTTTCTCCTGTAGTGTTCTGGATGTAAACCTGTTTTATGTTAACCGTGTCCCAGTAATGTAAGCGATATTTGAGGCATTTGATGAGGTGATTATTTTACACTTCACATATAGATTTTTCCAAGATTCTCTCAgacactaaaaaaaattaagtagTAATGTTAGTTTTCAAGGTGtaaaacatatactccctccgatccataataggTGTCTTAgcacaaaatctgagacacttattatagatcggagggagtagtatagtTTCATCATATATAGGATTATAAGGTGGTTGTATTGAAGAAGATATCAGAAATAAGTTTTGGTCAAATCAAACACGAAGTAAACAAGTGTTACAACTTCATCCTGAAATTTCTATGAAGCATTTGTTCACCTTCCTGGAACAATTGTAAGTAGCCAGGTCCCAAGATTATTATCAGACAAGGAATAAACTGCATGATACCTCAGATAGAACTCTTAACACTTTATCTACCAGAACTGGAACCTATCATGCCCTGACTGGATACTTAAAGGACCCCAAAGTAAGTCCAATAGTTACCTTAGTTGGGTTTAAACGGCCGATTAATCAGGTGTATGTGAGGCGGTGAGGGAACAGCTGCGTTGGTAACAAAGGCAACTCTGTTTTTTACATGTGTGTATATTCTAATGTATAACCATCCAATCGCATGAGCAATTCAGCTAGTTCCATATAACTTAACATTATTGATCAGAAATTCTTGAAGCAAAACAGTTCATGTAGAAGTGAAGTACGTAGTTGATGCTGATGAAAAGGGGTGGAGTTGATATATGCTGGGCCACTTGGACACCGTTCATGTAAGATCATCCAATACTTTCAGGTAATTGGCAATCTTAACTTATCCTTACACAAAAGTCATGCACATATCTATATCATCCATTGATGATGATATTAGTACAACATCCGTACACTACTATGGACTTAAAAATTACTGTATATTTTAAAGAGAATGTTGTAACTTGTAATACGGACACACATCATTATTAAACCATTCATACCTGCTCTCATCTTTGTGATTCGTGCCAAATAAAAAGGTGGAGGGGTCTGAAGGTGAACAGACAACTACCACCAATTGTGATCTTCATAGGAGCAAAGATAAATTTTAAACCTACTGTTTATTGTAAACCAAAATAGATTTGgtttttccctcaaaatatAGATTTGGTTCCATCTCATTCTCTCTGTATTTCCAAGAAGGTTTTTAGGAATTTCTGAAGAAGTTATGTATGTACCGTGGAGTGTGGAGTGTTCTTCTGAACCCATTCTCTAGTCCTCAGGATTTGCAATGTACATAGAACAGGAGGCAAAGCAATATTTTAATCATAGTTATGTTTCAATTAGAGAGGGCTATACTAAGGTCACCACCACCTGACTTTTCTTcagttactttttttttctcaagaaaaaCTGTAGGTTCTTCCCAGTTACTGTGTTACATGAACTGGTGAAATTACCCTCTTTGATATTATAGGCAATACCTGGGGTACCAAGGATCAAGGACAACTACAACCCATCAACATGGGTGCTGGAAGTAACTTCTGCATCTATGGGAGTAGATTTTGCACAAATGTACAGGGAATCAGCAATGCACTAAGTTTTGAAGAACCAACTCAGTTAGCTCTAATGCATTAACAATCTTAGTTATAATCATTATACGATAAATTATGTGGAAAAAGTTGCAGTCAAAAAGACTGATATGCATTCACAATGcttgagaaaaacaaaaacaggcCGGCAGGTCTAAAAGAGCATGGGTCATAACCTTTACCATAAAAGAGCTCTCATTAGTTTAAAATTTTAACTTAACAGAGTATTTGGGCTAACCAGTTAATAAATTTGGTGATCAAAGGGACAAGGACATGCTGGTGAAGCACTTGAGCATACCAATTCCGGGCACGAGTGACCTCCATTTCCCGACACGGTTTCCGCAGAAGTTTCGGGAGCAATTCAAAGCTTGCCTCTGGAAGCAGTGTTTGTCGTATTGGAGAACCCCTTCATACAACCTAGTGCGAATGGTGTT
This is a stretch of genomic DNA from Brachypodium distachyon strain Bd21 chromosome 1, Brachypodium_distachyon_v3.0, whole genome shotgun sequence. It encodes these proteins:
- the LOC100844043 gene encoding ABC transporter G family member 41-like, producing the protein MVPKSNTHRKEFTLQNLCVQVLSKKDQQQYWSRTEERYSFVTVDQFCDKFKASQSGQNLTEELSKPYDKSKGHKNALSFSIYSLSKWDLLKACFARELLLMKRNAFLYITKAVQLGLLAVITGTVFLRTHMDADRVHATYYMGSLFCALLLLMVNGFPELAMAISRLPVFYKQRDYYFYPAWAYAIPSFILKIPVSLVESVAWTSISYYLIGYTPEASSFFRQLLVLFLIHTVSLSMFRCVASYCQTMVAGSVGGRMAFLVILLFGGFITVSGVTLGRRILIDQELDFSRYFYWISIGALIGFILLFNAGFAIGLTIKNRRMVLPFTPLVISFQDVNYYVDTPAGPESLGQGYFDNELDAWVGLRKDGYICSCQVASRSNTSTVEPEWKMVKEKLFLKVPERQLKSARATLAYMGNSNFCLVEFLLREGVEFKYTFGDRDGCVLQMSMFGLKYDRKGELQIMRHRTNSIAIPGVPRIKDNYNPSTWVLEVTSASMGVDFAQINDQRGLFTILGCMYGVTLFTGINNCQSVMPFVSIERSVVYRERFAGMYSPWAYSSFAQVAMEIPYVLVQVVLFMLIAYPMIGYAWTAAKFFWFMYTMSCTLLYFLYLGMMMVSLTPNIQVVSILASMFYTLQNLMSGFIVPAPQIPRWWIWLYYISPMSWTLNVFFTTQFGDDNDRMIVVFGETKSVTAFMRDYFGFRRDLLPLAAVALAAFPILFAVLFGYNISQLNFQRR